A region of Periplaneta americana isolate PAMFEO1 chromosome 16, P.americana_PAMFEO1_priV1, whole genome shotgun sequence DNA encodes the following proteins:
- the LOC138716542 gene encoding zinc finger protein OZF-like has product MDLIKIEPVVDPLDLQQHDNTYKIEENTTLTEEEKLLDLQAMGIKTECLDHTYDLKSEIKNEASSEPLTIPTVKCEVEEIFCVEPTEKEEINLEEAAEEDEVLTGSIGDSRHYTGLNPFECDVCGKVLCSSSSLKTHSRIHTGEKPFKCNACGKCFSESGTLKQHERTHTGLKPFKCEDCGKSFSHPWSFDTHKRMHTGVKPYKCNECGMCFSQRAVLKRHELIHSGLRPFKCDVCRKCFRYAADLKVHVSRHNGEKPRKCDVCGKKFLLLRSLKMHTLLHSSEKPFKCEVCGKVFARSSYLKLHTRRHSVGKQFKCDVCGKCFLHRASLTFHLNKHGAQKSFVCDDCGKCFPNLSVLKQHLRVHAGKKPYRCDISKKCFSK; this is encoded by the exons ATGGATTTGATCAAGATAGAGCCTGTGGTTGACCCATTGGACTTACAACAGCATGATAACACatacaaaatagaagagaataCGACTTTAACAGAG GAAGAGAAGTTATTGGATCTGCAGGCAATGGGCATTAAGACAGAATGCTTGGACCACACGTATGATCTCAAATCAGAGATAAAAAATGAGGCTAGTTCAGAGCCTCTGACCATCCCtacagtgaagtgtgaagtggag GAAATATTTTGTGTTGAACCTACAGAGAAGGAAGAGATAAATCTGGAAGAAGCTGCTGAGGAGGATGAAGTCTTAACTGGAAG caTTGGAGATAGCAGACATTACACTGGATTGAACCCTTTcgaatgcgatgtttgtggaaaagTCTTGTGCAGCTCTTCAAGTCTCAAGACACATTCACGGATACATACTGGAGAAAAACCTTTTAAATGCAACGCTTGTGGAAAATGCTTTTCCGAATCGGGTACTTTGAAACAACACGAACGTACACACACTGGATtgaagcctttcaaatgtgaaGATTGTGGAAAATCTTTCTCGCATCCGTGGAGTTTCGATACACACAAACGGATGCACACCGGAGTAAAACCTTATAAGTGCAATGAATGTGGAATGTGTTTTTCTCAGCGCGCTGTTTTAAAAAGGCATGAACTTATTCACTCCGGATTgagacctttcaaatgcgatgtatgCAGAAAATGCTTTCGTTATGCTGCAGACTTGAAAGTTCATGTCAGCCGTCACAATGGAGAAAAACCCcgtaaatgtgatgtttgtgggaaGAAATTCTTGCTATTGCGAAGTTTGAAGATGCATACTCTTCTACACTCTAGtgagaagcctttcaaatgcgaaGTTTGCGGAAAAGTGTTTGCACGTTCTTCATATTTAAAGTTGCACACTCGTCGACATTCAGTTGGCAAACAATTCAAATGCGACGTTTGCGGAAAATGTTTTCTGCACCGCGCAAGTTTGACGTTTCATTTAAATAAGCACGGAGCTCAGAAATCTTTCGTGTGCGACGATTGTGGGAAGTGTTTCCCCAATTTAAGTGTCCTGAAACAACATTTACGCGTGCATGCAGGGAAGAAACCTTATCGATGCGATATTTCCAAAAAATGTTTTTCGAAATAG
- the LOC138691842 gene encoding zinc finger protein 391-like isoform X1: MMDSIKMEPEVDPLELQEHVTTSELEDKMLSSEEGNLMNLQVKTEYLDHSYDIKSEIKVEDNAVPGLKFELEDRPVVIKREVAEHSFDLNRDQEEQKVEVSSEEDEVLTERIADNVEKTESSELDEIACVEDDVTQSGSYGADGSVISDISHDSIKCNTCNKVFVSQQSVKRHFRVHALKKSLKCDVCGKQFSQSGDLNRHALIHTGERAFKCDVCGQCFSRSENLKRHGLIHTGEKPFKCDICGKCFSRSGHLKKHSRTHTREMKKHSRTETKETPYKSNDWEEFFSGLKRLTKPSRIQSKDKSYKCEVCGKCFSRSGHLKRHGLTHSVEKSYKCDVCGKCFSQSEHLKRHGLIHTGERPFKCDDCGKSFTRSGHLKKHLNVHSQEMN; encoded by the exons ATGATGGATTCCATCAAGATGGAACCCGAAGTTGACCCATTGGAGTTACAAGAGCATGTTACCACATCCGAATTGGAAGACAAAATGCTTTCATCGGAG GAAGGGAATTTAATGAATCTGCAAGTGAAGACAGAATACTTGGATCACAGCTATGATATTAAATCAGAGATAAAAGTTGAAGACAATGCAGTGCCTGGGTTGAAGTTTGAACTTGAAGACAGACCAGTGGTTATAAAGCGTGAAGTTGCT GAACATTCGTTCGACCTGAACCGAGATCAGGAGGAACAAAAAGTGGAGGTGTCTTCCGAAGAGGATGAAGTGTTGACTGAGAG AATTGCGGATAATGTTGAGAAGACAGAGTCATCAGAATTGGATGAAATTGCTTGTGTTGAAGACGATGTAACACAGAGTGGCAGCTACGGAGCTGATGGTTCAGTTATTAGTGACATAAGCCACGATTCCATCAAGTGTAATACATGTAACAAGGTTTTTGTATCGCAGCAATCTGTGAAACGTCATTTTCGAGTTCATGCATTGAAAAAGTCATTGAAATGTGATGTTTGCGGTAAGCAATTCTCGCAATCAGGAGATTTAAATCGACATGCACTCATACATACAGGCGAGAGAGCATTCAAATGTGATGTCTGTGGACAATGTTTCTCGCGATCGGAAAATTTAAAACGACATGGACTCATACATACAGGCGAAAAACCATTCAAGTGTGATAtttgtgggaagtgtttctcGCGATCAGGACACTTAAAAAAGCACTCACGGACACACACAAGAGAGATGAAAAAACACTCACGCACAGAAACAAAAGAGACGCCATACAAAAGCAATGACTGGGAAGAATTTTTCTCGGGATTGAAGAGACTTACAAAGCCCTCCCGCATACAGTCAAAGGACAAGTCATACAAATGCgaagtttgtggaaagtgtttttcgcgATCGGGGCATTTAAAACGACATGGACTCACACACTCAGTGGAGAAGTCATACAAGTGCGACgtttgtgggaagtgtttctcGCAATCGGAACATTTAAAACGACATGGTCTCATACACACAGGGgagaggccattcaaatgcgatgacTGTGGAAAGAGTTTCACGCGATCGGGACACTTAAAAAAACATCTAAATGTACACAGTCAAGAGATGAATTAA
- the LOC138691842 gene encoding uncharacterized protein isoform X2, with amino-acid sequence MMDSIKMEPEVDPLELQEHVTTSELEDKMLSSEEGNLMNLQVKTEYLDHSYDIKSEIKVEDNAVPGLKFELEDRPVVIKREVAVQLVREYGMRYVATLQIVAVLLEVITPQWRNIRST; translated from the exons ATGATGGATTCCATCAAGATGGAACCCGAAGTTGACCCATTGGAGTTACAAGAGCATGTTACCACATCCGAATTGGAAGACAAAATGCTTTCATCGGAG GAAGGGAATTTAATGAATCTGCAAGTGAAGACAGAATACTTGGATCACAGCTATGATATTAAATCAGAGATAAAAGTTGAAGACAATGCAGTGCCTGGGTTGAAGTTTGAACTTGAAGACAGACCAGTGGTTATAAAGCGTGAAGTTGCT GTCCAATTGGTTCGGGAATACGGAATGCGATATGTTGCAACACTGCAAATAGTAGCAGTGCTCCTAGAGGTCATTACTCCGCAGTGGAG GAACATTCGTTCGACCTGA